In a genomic window of Agarivorans albus:
- a CDS encoding DUF4382 domain-containing protein, which produces MNNIFKLSLIASLTLGLTACGSDDSDTQPTTALVSFSIADAPVDSAQEVNVSYASLTLKRTDQGDIELPIEDENGDPISINLLDYQNGDSLLVLSDAELPIGEYSELIINTYECPQNQNGDTQHCNVVEESNAVLPLKTPSNKLRLGGFTVTTEGTQAYTIDFNLRKSLVSTAGGASYNLKPHGVTIIDNTTVGNVSGTVDPNLLSAGECVADTGNVVYLYTSPIAEESVLGDEFDPEIDTEVPANVVQPYASKMVQLDSETGEYSYSFAHLPAADYLLAFSCSAIDDDPEIYDAVMIADPSEQQATISVVSGETTEYNFVENI; this is translated from the coding sequence ATGAATAATATATTTAAGCTATCACTTATTGCCTCGTTAACCCTTGGGCTTACCGCCTGTGGTAGCGATGACTCCGACACTCAACCCACTACAGCATTGGTCTCCTTTTCCATCGCAGACGCACCTGTCGATAGCGCCCAAGAAGTAAATGTAAGCTACGCTTCGTTAACCTTAAAGCGTACTGACCAAGGTGATATCGAATTACCGATTGAAGATGAAAATGGCGATCCAATAAGCATCAACTTACTTGATTACCAAAATGGTGACAGCCTGTTAGTGCTAAGCGATGCAGAATTACCAATAGGCGAATACAGCGAATTAATCATTAACACCTACGAATGCCCACAAAATCAAAATGGTGATACTCAACACTGCAACGTAGTAGAAGAATCAAATGCAGTACTACCGTTAAAAACGCCAAGTAATAAACTTCGTTTAGGTGGCTTTACAGTAACTACAGAGGGAACTCAGGCCTATACTATCGACTTTAACTTGAGAAAATCGTTAGTGAGCACCGCTGGCGGCGCTAGCTACAACTTAAAACCTCATGGCGTAACTATTATTGACAATACCACAGTTGGCAATGTCTCGGGCACTGTAGACCCAAACCTTCTCTCTGCAGGTGAATGTGTCGCTGACACAGGGAATGTTGTTTACCTTTACACCAGCCCTATTGCTGAAGAGTCTGTACTTGGTGATGAGTTTGATCCAGAAATAGACACCGAGGTTCCCGCGAATGTCGTTCAGCCTTACGCTTCGAAAATGGTTCAACTAGATAGTGAAACTGGTGAATACTCCTACAGTTTTGCTCACTTACCTGCTGCGGACTATTTACTGGCGTTTAGTTGTAGTGCGATAGATGATGACCCAGAAATTTATGATGCTGTAATGATTGCAGACCCAAGTGAGCAGCAGGCCACTATCTCTGTAGTATCAGGCGAAACAACTGAATATAACTTTGTAGA
- a CDS encoding YbgA family protein, producing the protein MNKFSSDKISVGISSCLLGEEVRYDGGHKQSRFCRIELAKYFDFEPTCPEMAIGMGTPRKTIRLVQQEDVISIQASDGSFDVTEKMQQYAKRRLPQLSHHSGYVVCAKSPSCGMERVSVYSPAKNNATKDGVGIFTAELMKAYPLLPVEEDGRLNDPVLRENFVNRVFAYHQWKKLEHEGFTVAKVQDFHAKYKYLLMAHHPAKYRELGPLLANISSNQDLEGFASYIKGFMEILKHNCSRKNHCNVLQHLQGYFKREITAQQREELAERIHEYREGLLPLLVPISLIQHYLREHPNHYVAKQAYLAPHPNELKLRYSL; encoded by the coding sequence ATGAATAAATTTTCTAGCGACAAAATTTCTGTAGGTATTAGTAGCTGCTTATTAGGTGAAGAAGTGCGCTACGATGGCGGACACAAACAATCGCGCTTTTGTCGCATCGAATTAGCCAAGTATTTTGATTTTGAGCCCACTTGCCCAGAAATGGCTATAGGCATGGGCACCCCAAGAAAAACCATTCGTTTAGTTCAGCAAGAAGACGTTATAAGCATTCAAGCCAGTGACGGCAGCTTTGATGTTACCGAAAAAATGCAACAATACGCTAAGCGTCGCTTACCACAACTTAGCCATCATAGCGGTTACGTTGTATGTGCAAAGTCTCCTAGCTGCGGTATGGAACGAGTCAGTGTTTATTCACCGGCTAAAAACAACGCCACCAAAGACGGTGTTGGTATATTTACCGCCGAGTTAATGAAAGCTTATCCTTTATTGCCAGTTGAAGAAGACGGCCGTTTAAATGACCCTGTACTGCGCGAAAACTTTGTTAATCGTGTATTTGCTTATCACCAATGGAAAAAGCTTGAGCACGAAGGCTTTACCGTGGCTAAAGTGCAGGATTTTCACGCTAAATATAAATACTTATTGATGGCGCACCACCCTGCCAAATACCGCGAACTGGGCCCCTTATTAGCCAACATTAGCAGTAATCAAGACCTAGAAGGTTTCGCTAGTTATATCAAAGGTTTTATGGAAATTTTGAAACATAACTGCAGCCGCAAAAACCACTGTAATGTATTACAACACTTGCAAGGTTACTTTAAGCGAGAAATCACAGCCCAACAACGTGAAGAACTGGCCGAACGTATTCATGAATATCGCGAAGGTTTATTGCCTTTACTGGTGCCAATTAGCCTTATTCAGCACTACTTGCGAGAGCATCCGAACCACTATGTTGCGAAGCAAGCTTACCTAGCCCCTCACCCCAATGAGCTAAAGCTACGTTACAGTTTATAA
- a CDS encoding S1/P1 nuclease, producing the protein MLSRLNAQHLVAVRFSIVFICLFSLSQSCFAFGMKGHQLIAYIAQQQLDPQSQKHIEQILDGKSMVVLATWADYARKQKAWKHTGPWHYINIPKGQSLEQSQRNPKGDVLSQLEYFEQQLKQPNISKLERQQALKFYIHFVSDIHQPLHVGYASDRGGNKVSVSWYGKSSNLHRVWDSQLLDSNKLSLGKYAEQLQRQYPSNDPLFHYEEWLNQSRELLPAVYQFGDKNLSDNYANQHRPTLELQIVRAGKRLADKLNHIFNNKV; encoded by the coding sequence ATGCTAAGTCGTCTAAATGCTCAACATCTAGTGGCAGTGCGATTTAGTATTGTTTTTATTTGCCTATTCTCTCTGTCTCAAAGCTGTTTTGCCTTTGGCATGAAAGGGCATCAACTAATCGCTTATATTGCCCAGCAACAACTCGACCCGCAAAGCCAAAAACACATCGAACAAATACTTGATGGCAAGAGCATGGTAGTACTTGCAACATGGGCAGACTATGCGAGAAAACAAAAAGCCTGGAAGCACACAGGCCCCTGGCACTACATTAACATTCCCAAAGGGCAGTCCCTTGAGCAAAGCCAGCGAAACCCCAAAGGAGATGTACTCAGCCAATTGGAGTATTTTGAACAGCAGCTCAAGCAGCCGAATATAAGTAAGTTAGAGCGCCAACAAGCCCTAAAGTTTTATATTCATTTTGTCAGTGACATTCATCAACCGTTGCATGTAGGTTACGCAAGCGATCGGGGTGGTAATAAGGTCTCAGTTAGTTGGTATGGAAAAAGCTCAAATCTACATCGGGTGTGGGATAGCCAACTACTTGATAGTAACAAGCTGTCTTTGGGCAAATATGCCGAGCAACTTCAGCGCCAATATCCTAGCAACGACCCGCTTTTTCACTATGAAGAATGGCTAAATCAAAGCCGTGAACTATTACCGGCTGTTTATCAATTTGGCGATAAAAACTTATCCGATAACTACGCAAACCAACATCGCCCCACTTTAGAGCTACAAATTGTTCGTGCCGGCAAACGCTTAGCCGACAAGCTAAATCATATATTTAATAACAAGGTATAG